A DNA window from bacterium contains the following coding sequences:
- a CDS encoding SHOCT domain-containing protein, whose translation MSVIVPPPVRPWIDEITGKKSTTEKLEELKKLYEKGTLSEEEYKKAKEKVIEQM comes from the coding sequence GTGTCAGTAATTGTCCCACCACCTGTTCGTCCCTGGATTGATGAAATTACAGGTAAGAAGAGCACAACTGAAAAACTTGAAGAACTTAAGAAATTATACGAAAAAGGGACACTGTCCGAAGAAGAATATAAAAAGGCAAAAGAAAAGGTTATTGAGCAAATGTGA